ATGGATATTTCTGCCAGGCAAAGCCCTGCCGGACGTCTCGCGCATCGATCCCTTGAAAGGGATCGGGCGATTGTTTTCCTGGGCCAACGTGACACGGTTGGGGTTTGGCCTGCTGAAACTGGTCGTTGTCGCGGGAGTCGCCTGGTACAGCCTGGCAGGTCAGGGAGGCAAGATTTTCAATTGCGGTCAGTTGCCTTTGCCGGAGCTGGCCCAATTCATGACCGAGCTGATTATCTGGACCGGTCTAAAGATCGGTATAGCGTTGTTCGCGATTGCCGGGTTGGACTACGCGTACCAGCGCTTACGACATGAGCGCGATCTGCGCATGACGCCGCAAGAGATGCGTGCCGAGCTGCGCAATCTGAACGGCGATCCGCAAATGGCCAATCGTCGCCGGGCGCTGCGGCAACAGTTCGCCAAATCTGCCGGTGCCGGCAATCCTGGCGCGGCCGATCTGGTCGTGACCGATGCCGAGGGGCGCGCCGTCGCGATCCAGTACGACGCGGACACGATGGCCGCACCGATTGTTGTTGCGAAAGAGTCCGGCGTGCGCGGCGAGCGGCTCGCGGCCACGGCCAGGCAACGGGGGTTGAACATCGTAAGCCGTCCACAGCTTGCCCAGGCACTTTTCGACAGCGTTGAGGCGCAGGAGCCCATTCCGCGCCATCTGTACACCGAAGTCGCGGCGCTGCTGGCCCGCGCCGAATCCAGCGCCGGCGTTTGACAGTCCGACTTTGACAGGCTCGAATGTGGGCCCTCGGCGCGCACGATTCCCTGCCGCGCCAAGCTTTTTGTCGAGCAAAGGCGAACTACTGCGGGCCGTCATCGCTCGATGTCTCTTGCGGCACACGAGCGAAGCTGGTTGACTCATGCCGGCCGGGGTGCCAGAGGTGAGTTCGCCGTCGCTCGCCCGCGCTGCCGCGCGTAGTATGCTTTTTGGATCCGAACGCCAGCCAGGCGCCGTGAGTTCTCAAGTCGAATCGCCTGATGCACGAAGCCCAAGAATTCCTTCAAACGCTGACACTGGTTCTCTGTGTAGCGGCGGTCACCACCGTCGTTTTCCAGTGGCTGCGCCAGCCCGTGATCCTGGGCTACATGCTGGCCGGCATGGTCGTGGGGCCGCACATCCCCGTGCCGCTGGTGGCTGATAGCCACATCGTTAGCGCCTTGGCCGAGTTGGGCGTGATCTTGCTGATGTTTTCGCTGGGTATCGAGTTCAGCTTGCGCAAGCTCGCGCGGGTGGGTGCCACGGCCGGATTCGTAGCGATCGTGCAATGCAGCCTGATGATCTGGCTGGGCTATCTGATCGGTCAGGCGTTCGGCTGGAGCTGGCTGGCAAGCCTGTACGCTGGCGCCGTGATTTCGATTTCCAGTACCACAATCATCGTCAAGGCGTTCGAAGAGCAGCGCATCAAGGGAGACTTTACGCAAATCGTCTTTGGCGTCCTGATCGTCGAAGACATGATCGCGATTCTGTTGATCGCCATCCTTACGGCGCTATCGTCCGGGAAGAGCCTGGGGCCAATTGAATTGGCCGTGCAGGGAGGCCGGCTGGCGCTGTTTCTGCTCGTGCTGACAGTAGTTGGACTATTAACCGTGCCCCGTGCGATGCGCGCGATCGTCCGTTTGCAGCGCCGCGAGACCACGGTCGTGGCCGCGGTGGGGCTGGCGTTCGGCTTCTCACTGTTGGCGTCGACGTTTGGCTATTCGGTGGCACTGGGCGCATTTCTGGCGGGCAGCCTGGTTTCGGAATCCGGAGTCGAGCGGACCATTGAACACCTCGTTCAGCCGGTGCGTGACGTGCTTGCCGCGGTGTTCTTCGTGTCGGTCGGCATGCTGATCGATCCGGCCGATATCGCGGCGCATTGGGTGGCGGTGACCGTGTTCTTCGCTGCCGTGGTCGTTGGCAAGGTGGTCGCCGTGACGCTCAGCGCGTTTCTAACGGGACAAAGCATTCAGACCTCGCTCAAGTCGGGCATGAGCCTGGCGCAAATCGGGGAATTCTCTTTCATCATCGCCGGGATCGGGATTACGACCCAGGCCACGGATCACGTGCTGTATTCGATTGCCGTGGCTGTCTCGGCGTTGACGACGATGCTGACTCCTGCGTTGATTCGCTCGGCCGCGTCGACGGCGGCCGCGGTGGATCGCAAACTGCCGCACCGGCTGCAAACTTTCGCGGCGCTATACGGATCATGGTTCGAAAAGTTGCGCGCCACGAGCGCGGCCAAGGAGACGTCGCGCGTCCAGCGGCTCGCACGCTGGCTGGTCGCTGATGCGGCGGTCTTTACCGCGATCGTGATCGGTGCCTCGATCGAGTTGGGCGAGTTTTCCGACTATCTCGAGCAATCGTTCAACATCGCACCGCGCGTGGCGGCCCTGATGGTGATCGCCGGCGCAGCGGCTCTCTCGGCGCCGTTCTGGCTGGGCATGATGCGCATGTCCCGAGCGCTCGGCTTCGATCTGGCGATGCGCGCCTTTCCCGCATCTGGCCAGGGGAAGGTCGACATGGCTGACGCCTCGCGGCGGATGCTGGTCGTGACGCTGCAAATGGCGATTGTCGTTCTAGTCGGATTGCCGGTCGTGGCGATAACGCAACCCTTCTTGCCCCGACTGCAGGGCGCGGTGGTTCTCTTGTTGTTGCTGGTGCTTTTGGCCTTCAGGCTGTGGCGGCAAGCAACAAACTTCCAGGGGCATACCCGGGCCGTGGCACAGGCCCTGGCCGAGGCTTTGGTGCAAGAGACGCAAAACGCGCAAGCCGTCGCCGACACGACGCGCAGCGAAGATGTGGATCGCGTGCTGGCTGGGTTGGGCTCGCCAATTCCCGTCCGACTGGCCGCCACCAGCCCCGTGGTTGGCAAGACGCTAGCGGATATCGATCTGCGGGGCGTGACGGGGGCCACCGTGCTGGCGATTCGGCGCGGCGAACTCGTGGTGCCGGTGCCATCCGGGCATGAGCGATTGGCCGAGGGGGACGTGCTGGCCGTCGCCGGCCGAGAGTCCGCCATCGCAGCGGCGCGAGAGCTTTTGCAAGGCGCGGTCTGACGCGACCAGAGCTTGGTGGGCAGTCACCGGCTCAGCGCTACCACTCAGCCGGCATGCAGTTGTGTCAGCAGCGAACGATATTGGTTACGCAGCGACAACGTGTTCATGCCCAAGTATAAATTCGCACCGAGCGATGCAAACAGCGCGAGCATCGACCCGACGAGCGGTAGCCACGGCTTCGGCTCGGCCTTGGTGCCGGACTCGCTCGGCGGCGGTTCATCATTTTTCCCCTTGGCCTCTTTGCCCTCGTCGCTATTACCGGTGGCGGGGCGCGCGCCACGACCATTCGCAGCGCTCGCGCCGGTGCCAACGGCGGCGTTCTCGCCGGTCGTCGATGACCTCGTCTCGGCCGGTGGCGGAGCATTTAGTCTTACGTCGGCCGGGGGCTCGGCCCTCGGAGGCTTACGTATCGACGGCGATGCTCCGGGATAGGAGAAATCGACGTTCGACGAGTTCGGTGCAGCTTCCTGACCGGTCGGGGGCGGATTGCCAAGGTAAGTTGGCGCATTGGGAGCTGCGCCCCGCGGATCGGTTTCGAGTGATGGCCGTGTTGTCGAGGGGGGATCATAGGGCGAGGACGAGGCTGCCGCCGGGCGTTCGGGATCGGTATCGATCGGCGGTACGGTATTGTCGGCCGGAGGTGGCGGCAAGTTGGGCAACGTCCCAGGCGACCCGCTGCCAGCCGGCGCAGCGCCAGTCGAAAATCCAGGCTGGCTCGCGCCCGTCGGCGCCGGGCCTGGCGCAAAATTTCCAGGCGGCGTGTACGGCGGAGGATTATTCGGCGGCGCAGCATTTGGCGGCGCACTGCCTGCCGGAGAATTGTACGCCGGTGGAGGGTACGACGGCGGGGTATACGCCGGCGGCGGACCCACAGGGGTTTCGCCCGGCGGAATTGGTATCTGGAATGGTGACGGCGGCGGGCTCCCATTGGCGGGCACCTTCGCCACTGCCGAAGTACTGGCGGTAACGGGCGGGGGCTCGCCCTCATGAGGCAACGGTCCGTTCCCAACCGTGATGCGATAGGTGCGAATGCCCTGCAGGGACGGCGGAAGCTGGCTCGACAGATCCTGCCCATCTTTCAAGCTCTCGAGCGTTTGCGGTTCGAGCTGAATGATGTATTCGAAGCCTCCGTCGGGGAGCGGCTGCCAACCGACGTCGATCGCGACAACGCTCGCGGCCACGAGTGCCAAAATGCCATTCATCGGCCCATTCCTCGCA
The genomic region above belongs to Pirellulales bacterium and contains:
- a CDS encoding EscU/YscU/HrcU family type III secretion system export apparatus switch protein — protein: MAELDDDKSLDPTPHRRQQAREQGQVARSQDVGSAILLCGAIGVLLWLGRPLVDFLGHLMVRQLGGEPWLAADVSFVTRVWQGLMTSLAVALLPILALMMLLAIVGNVVQVGWIFLPGKALPDVSRIDPLKGIGRLFSWANVTRLGFGLLKLVVVAGVAWYSLAGQGGKIFNCGQLPLPELAQFMTELIIWTGLKIGIALFAIAGLDYAYQRLRHERDLRMTPQEMRAELRNLNGDPQMANRRRALRQQFAKSAGAGNPGAADLVVTDAEGRAVAIQYDADTMAAPIVVAKESGVRGERLAATARQRGLNIVSRPQLAQALFDSVEAQEPIPRHLYTEVAALLARAESSAGV
- a CDS encoding cation:proton antiporter, yielding MHEAQEFLQTLTLVLCVAAVTTVVFQWLRQPVILGYMLAGMVVGPHIPVPLVADSHIVSALAELGVILLMFSLGIEFSLRKLARVGATAGFVAIVQCSLMIWLGYLIGQAFGWSWLASLYAGAVISISSTTIIVKAFEEQRIKGDFTQIVFGVLIVEDMIAILLIAILTALSSGKSLGPIELAVQGGRLALFLLVLTVVGLLTVPRAMRAIVRLQRRETTVVAAVGLAFGFSLLASTFGYSVALGAFLAGSLVSESGVERTIEHLVQPVRDVLAAVFFVSVGMLIDPADIAAHWVAVTVFFAAVVVGKVVAVTLSAFLTGQSIQTSLKSGMSLAQIGEFSFIIAGIGITTQATDHVLYSIAVAVSALTTMLTPALIRSAASTAAAVDRKLPHRLQTFAALYGSWFEKLRATSAAKETSRVQRLARWLVADAAVFTAIVIGASIELGEFSDYLEQSFNIAPRVAALMVIAGAAALSAPFWLGMMRMSRALGFDLAMRAFPASGQGKVDMADASRRMLVVTLQMAIVVLVGLPVVAITQPFLPRLQGAVVLLLLLVLLAFRLWRQATNFQGHTRAVAQALAEALVQETQNAQAVADTTRSEDVDRVLAGLGSPIPVRLAATSPVVGKTLADIDLRGVTGATVLAIRRGELVVPVPSGHERLAEGDVLAVAGRESAIAAARELLQGAV